One Vicinamibacterales bacterium DNA window includes the following coding sequences:
- a CDS encoding dihydroorotate dehydrogenase electron transfer subunit produces MPVDIDAAVIENRRLSADYNVLAFAAPAIAGSARPGQFVMIRTSDGQDPLLRRPFSIFEVLRDDTGAPLGISILNKRAGVGTARLARVEAGARLSVLGPLGRPFEPVDRPAEAWMVAGGVGLAPFVTLAEALAARGTPSTLFYGARRAEELYCVDLFRALGVTVVLATEDGSAGVRGRITAPLDAALGQHPLGDPLKLFVCGPTPMMRACAQLAAAHHRACDVSLEQVMGCGLGGCYSCVVPARGADGGTPHHTRTCIEGPVFDAHRIVWDAVAEH; encoded by the coding sequence ATGCCGGTGGACATCGACGCGGCGGTGATCGAAAACCGCCGGCTGTCGGCCGACTACAACGTGCTGGCGTTCGCCGCGCCGGCGATCGCCGGCAGCGCCCGCCCAGGCCAGTTCGTGATGATCAGAACCTCGGACGGACAGGACCCTCTCCTCCGCAGGCCGTTCTCGATTTTCGAAGTCCTCCGCGACGACACCGGCGCACCGCTCGGCATTTCGATCCTCAACAAGCGCGCCGGCGTCGGCACGGCGCGGCTCGCGCGCGTCGAGGCGGGCGCCCGGCTATCGGTGCTCGGACCGCTCGGCCGGCCGTTCGAGCCGGTCGACCGGCCCGCCGAAGCCTGGATGGTCGCCGGCGGCGTCGGCCTGGCGCCGTTTGTCACGCTCGCCGAAGCGCTCGCGGCGCGCGGCACGCCATCGACCCTGTTCTATGGGGCGCGACGCGCGGAAGAGCTCTACTGCGTCGATCTGTTCCGTGCGCTCGGCGTGACCGTCGTGCTGGCGACCGAGGACGGCAGCGCCGGCGTGCGCGGCCGCATCACCGCGCCGCTCGACGCGGCGCTTGGCCAGCACCCGCTCGGCGACCCGCTGAAACTGTTCGTCTGCGGACCGACGCCGATGATGCGCGCCTGCGCGCAGTTGGCCGCGGCGCATCACCGCGCCTGCGACGTCTCGCTCGAACAGGTGATGGGCTGCGGGCTCGGCGGCTGCTACAGCTGCGTGGTCCCGGCGCGCGGCGCCGACGGCGGCACGCCACATCACACCCGCACCTGCATCGAGGGGCCGGTCTTCGACGCGCACCGGATCGTCTGGGACGCGGTCGCAGAACACTGA
- a CDS encoding PilZ domain-containing protein, which produces MSSKTVIVADDTAFVRDRFASALVGAGHRCLSVKGAADLLGHLRDDLAQIDLIVLDLRLPHAGGVELVRTIRKIDGGRLPILVFSGTIASSAEVKDLAALGVAGYVNEYSAVQNILPSLAPHLFPDNFNRRGSPRVVLGIPVAYRFSNTIAAALTLNLSKGGVAIRTMSPLEQHAKVRVRFRLPGSKADVEADSRVAWSDRRVGMGLQFEKVDSGDQQAIDEFVDQHFFTNRKA; this is translated from the coding sequence GTGAGTAGCAAGACCGTTATCGTCGCCGACGACACCGCCTTCGTGCGCGACCGTTTTGCCTCGGCGCTGGTCGGCGCGGGGCACCGCTGCCTGAGCGTCAAGGGGGCGGCGGACCTCCTGGGCCACCTGCGCGATGATCTCGCGCAGATCGACCTGATCGTGCTGGATCTGCGGCTGCCTCACGCCGGCGGCGTCGAGCTGGTTCGCACCATCCGCAAGATCGACGGCGGACGGCTGCCCATTCTCGTGTTCAGCGGGACGATTGCCAGCTCCGCCGAGGTGAAGGACCTGGCCGCGCTCGGAGTCGCCGGCTACGTCAACGAGTACAGCGCGGTGCAGAACATCCTGCCGTCACTCGCGCCGCACCTCTTCCCCGACAACTTCAACCGCCGCGGCAGCCCGCGGGTGGTGCTCGGCATTCCTGTCGCCTACCGTTTCAGCAACACGATCGCGGCGGCGCTCACCCTGAACCTGAGCAAGGGCGGGGTGGCCATCCGGACGATGAGTCCGCTCGAGCAGCACGCCAAGGTACGCGTGCGATTCCGTCTGCCTGGCTCGAAGGCCGACGTCGAGGCGGATTCGCGTGTGGCGTGGAGCGACCGCCGCGTCGGCATGGGCCTGCAGTTCGAGAAGGTGGACTCAGGCGATCAGCAGGCCATCGACGAGTTCGTCGACCAGCACTTCTTCACCAACCGCAAGGCCTAG
- a CDS encoding ABC transporter ATP-binding protein, with translation MIEVQHVTKRYGRVTAVDDVSFRVEPGEILGFLGPNGAGKTTTMRILTGYMPASEGRVSVAGYDVFTHPIEAKQRTGYLPETPPLYPDMTVREYLDFVARIKGVPPVERAARVDAVMKRTHVHDMAGRHCGKLSKGYRQRVGLAQAIIHNPDVLILDEPTAGLDPKQIIETRDLIRGLAGNHTIVLSTHILPEVSQTCQRVVIINKGRVVAVDTPENLTARLRGAETLYVQIDAAGGDAATALGNVPGVTRVAPADQRTDSGAFEVESERGRDIRRELAREIVTRGWGLLELRPMRMSLEDVFLQVTTEELPEEPPAAPQTPLIAEEGPRA, from the coding sequence GTGATTGAGGTCCAGCACGTCACGAAACGTTACGGCAGGGTGACCGCCGTCGACGACGTGAGCTTCCGCGTCGAACCCGGGGAGATTCTCGGGTTTCTCGGCCCCAACGGCGCCGGCAAAACCACGACGATGCGTATCCTGACCGGCTACATGCCGGCGTCGGAAGGACGCGTGTCGGTCGCCGGCTATGACGTCTTCACGCATCCGATCGAGGCCAAGCAGCGCACCGGCTATCTGCCGGAAACGCCGCCGCTCTACCCCGACATGACGGTTCGCGAGTACCTGGATTTCGTGGCGCGCATCAAGGGGGTGCCGCCTGTCGAGCGCGCCGCGCGCGTCGACGCGGTGATGAAACGAACGCACGTCCACGACATGGCGGGCCGCCACTGCGGCAAGCTGTCGAAGGGCTACCGCCAGCGGGTCGGCCTTGCGCAGGCGATCATCCACAACCCCGACGTCCTGATCCTCGACGAGCCGACGGCAGGCCTCGACCCCAAGCAGATCATCGAGACGCGCGACCTGATTCGCGGACTCGCCGGCAACCACACGATCGTGCTGAGCACGCACATTCTTCCGGAAGTGTCGCAGACCTGCCAGCGGGTGGTGATCATCAACAAGGGGCGGGTCGTCGCCGTCGACACCCCCGAGAACCTGACGGCGCGGCTGCGCGGCGCCGAGACCCTCTATGTGCAGATCGATGCGGCGGGCGGTGACGCGGCAACGGCCCTCGGCAACGTGCCGGGCGTGACGCGGGTCGCCCCAGCTGATCAGCGCACCGACAGCGGCGCCTTCGAGGTCGAGAGCGAGCGCGGCCGCGACATCCGCCGCGAGCTGGCGCGCGAAATCGTGACCCGCGGCTGGGGCCTGCTCGAGCTGCGGCCGATGCGCATGAGCCTCGAAGACGTCTTCCTGCAGGTGACGACCGAAGAACTGCCGGAGGAGCCGCCGGCCGCTCCGCAGACCCCGCTGATCGCCGAGGAGGGTCCCCGTGCGTAA
- a CDS encoding Gldg family protein, with protein sequence MLKRIFGLLGWLGVALVFAAVAIRFLKPEWQQYYNALAIAGLVCTLLYILSQWREIGQSFSGRQTRYGSLAAASVIIVVAILAAINYLSTRHNRRWDLTGSKQFSLSDQTKKVLADLKSPVHVQVFARSDDFQRYRDRLDQYTYQSKQLSVEYIDPEKRPGVAQQLGVTTLGTVVFEYQSRNEKSTSDSEQDLTNALVKVITGRTPKVYFTSGHGEKEAGNTDRLGYSSITGALSSNNFKVDKLVLAQQNGVPDDADVVVIAGPQTDFLTGEIDALKKYLAKGGKLLVMVDPIVKENEPQPAQLEGLLKDWDIAAGHDIVVDASGMGRLIGADASIPVAASYPSHPITEKFNLLTAYPLARSMTPIEGGVNGHTAQRLVETSRQSWGETDLKSVLGGKPELDPAKDKAGPVAIASAVSGAAAGAAADANGDKKAETRLVAFGDSDFPANGFLGVQGNRDLFLNTVNWLAQQENLIAIRPRDPEDRRITLTADQQRRIFYLTVLIVPGLVLLAGVQTWWRRRR encoded by the coding sequence ATGCTGAAGCGGATCTTCGGACTCCTCGGCTGGCTCGGCGTCGCACTGGTGTTCGCGGCGGTGGCGATCCGGTTCCTCAAGCCGGAATGGCAGCAGTACTACAACGCGCTGGCGATCGCCGGCCTGGTCTGCACCCTGCTCTACATCCTGAGTCAGTGGCGCGAGATCGGCCAGTCGTTCAGCGGCCGGCAGACGCGCTACGGGTCGCTCGCGGCGGCCAGCGTGATCATCGTCGTGGCCATCCTGGCGGCGATCAACTACCTGTCCACCCGCCACAACCGCCGCTGGGACCTCACCGGTTCCAAGCAGTTCTCGCTGTCGGATCAGACCAAGAAGGTGCTGGCGGACCTCAAGTCGCCCGTGCACGTCCAGGTGTTCGCGCGCAGTGACGACTTCCAGCGCTACCGCGACCGTCTCGATCAGTACACCTACCAGTCGAAGCAGCTGTCGGTCGAGTACATCGATCCCGAGAAGCGGCCGGGCGTCGCGCAGCAGCTCGGCGTCACGACGCTCGGCACGGTCGTCTTCGAGTACCAGAGCCGGAACGAGAAGTCGACGAGCGATTCCGAGCAGGACCTGACCAATGCGCTGGTGAAAGTGATCACGGGACGGACCCCCAAGGTCTATTTCACCAGCGGCCACGGCGAAAAAGAGGCGGGCAACACCGACCGGCTCGGCTACTCCTCGATTACGGGCGCGCTCTCCTCGAACAACTTCAAGGTCGACAAGCTCGTACTCGCGCAGCAGAACGGCGTCCCCGACGATGCCGACGTGGTGGTGATCGCCGGTCCGCAGACCGATTTCCTGACCGGAGAAATCGACGCGCTGAAGAAGTACCTGGCGAAGGGCGGCAAGCTGCTCGTCATGGTCGATCCGATCGTCAAGGAGAACGAGCCGCAGCCGGCGCAGCTCGAAGGGCTGCTGAAGGACTGGGACATCGCCGCCGGCCACGACATCGTCGTCGACGCCAGCGGGATGGGACGCCTCATCGGCGCCGATGCGTCGATTCCCGTGGCGGCGAGCTATCCGTCCCACCCGATCACCGAGAAATTCAACCTGCTGACCGCCTACCCGCTCGCGCGATCGATGACGCCGATCGAAGGTGGCGTGAACGGACATACGGCGCAGCGGCTCGTCGAGACCAGCCGTCAGAGCTGGGGAGAGACGGACCTGAAGAGCGTGCTCGGCGGCAAGCCCGAGCTCGACCCGGCGAAGGACAAGGCAGGTCCGGTAGCGATCGCCTCGGCGGTGTCGGGTGCCGCCGCGGGCGCGGCGGCGGACGCGAACGGCGACAAGAAGGCTGAAACGCGGCTCGTCGCATTCGGCGACTCCGACTTCCCCGCCAACGGGTTCCTCGGCGTGCAGGGCAACCGCGATCTGTTCCTCAACACGGTGAACTGGCTGGCGCAACAGGAGAACCTGATCGCCATCCGCCCGCGCGACCCCGAAGATCGCCGGATCACGCTGACCGCCGATCAGCAGCGGCGCATCTTCTACCTCACCGTGCTGATCGTGCCGGGGCTGGTCCTGCTGGCCGGGGTGCAGACCTGGTGGCGGCGGAGACGGTAG
- the pal gene encoding peptidoglycan-associated lipoprotein Pal: MRAGVRGFAAMVLIAALSVSACGGKKAPTTAPPPPAAPPPAAPPPPPAPPAPAPAPAPAPAHTPTEDEAFASETLEQLNSQKALGDAYFDLDSQTIRDDARPILQKDADWMKRWPSTKVLVEGHADERGSAEYNLALGERRASAVRDYLVNLGIANDRVQVVSKGKEAPVCSDANDACWQQNRRGHFLVTAK; this comes from the coding sequence ATGAGAGCAGGAGTTCGAGGGTTCGCGGCGATGGTGCTGATCGCCGCGCTGAGCGTCAGCGCCTGTGGCGGAAAGAAAGCGCCCACGACCGCGCCGCCCCCGCCGGCTGCGCCGCCGCCCGCCGCCCCGCCGCCGCCCCCAGCGCCACCCGCGCCGGCGCCCGCTCCGGCGCCCGCGCCCGCCCACACGCCGACCGAGGACGAGGCGTTCGCCAGCGAGACGCTCGAGCAGCTCAACAGTCAGAAAGCTCTCGGCGACGCCTACTTCGACCTCGACTCACAGACGATCCGCGACGACGCGAGGCCGATCCTGCAGAAGGACGCCGACTGGATGAAGCGCTGGCCCTCGACCAAAGTACTAGTCGAAGGACACGCCGACGAGCGCGGCAGCGCCGAGTACAACCTGGCGCTCGGTGAACGCCGCGCCAGCGCGGTGCGCGATTACCTCGTGAACCTCGGGATCGCCAACGACCGCGTCCAGGTCGTCAGCAAGGGCAAGGAAGCCCCCGTCTGCAGCGACGCGAACGACGCCTGCTGGCAGCAGAACCGCAGAGGTCACTTCCTGGTCACGGCGAAGTGA
- a CDS encoding dihydroorotate dehydrogenase: MDLSLGIAGLTLANPLIAASGCFGYGVEYADVVDLATLGGVAVKGLFLHEREGHAPPRIVETPSGMLNAIGLQGIGVHRFIAERLPELRARRAIVIVNICGTTLDEYVEVARILSDAEGVHALELNISCPNIKEGGITFGCSLPGTHAVVSAVRKVTTLPVIPKLTPNVTDVASFARAAEDAGADAISLVNTFLAMAIDVHSRRPRLTNVVGGLSGPAIRPIAVRMVYECRSAVRIPIVGMGGIATAEDVLEFMIAGANAVQIGTMNFVDPFIWGKLLAGIRDYMAAHRIVRLQEIVGTVDTSTRETARVSS; this comes from the coding sequence ATGGATCTCTCGCTGGGCATCGCCGGATTGACGCTGGCCAATCCGCTCATCGCAGCCAGCGGCTGTTTCGGCTACGGCGTCGAATACGCCGACGTCGTCGACCTCGCCACACTCGGCGGAGTGGCCGTCAAGGGTCTGTTCCTGCACGAGCGCGAAGGGCACGCGCCGCCGCGCATCGTCGAAACGCCGTCGGGCATGCTCAACGCCATCGGGCTGCAGGGGATCGGCGTCCACCGCTTCATCGCGGAGCGGCTGCCCGAACTGCGCGCCCGCCGGGCCATCGTCATCGTCAACATCTGCGGGACGACGCTCGACGAATACGTCGAGGTGGCGCGGATCCTGTCGGACGCCGAGGGCGTGCACGCGCTCGAGCTCAACATCTCGTGCCCCAACATCAAGGAAGGGGGCATCACGTTCGGCTGCAGTCTGCCGGGAACGCACGCGGTGGTGAGTGCGGTCCGCAAGGTGACCACGCTGCCGGTCATCCCCAAGCTGACGCCTAACGTGACCGACGTGGCCTCGTTCGCGCGCGCCGCCGAGGACGCCGGCGCCGATGCGATCTCGCTCGTCAACACGTTCCTGGCGATGGCGATCGACGTGCACTCGCGGCGGCCGCGGCTGACCAATGTCGTGGGCGGCCTGAGCGGACCCGCGATCCGGCCGATCGCGGTGCGGATGGTCTACGAGTGCCGCTCCGCGGTGAGGATTCCCATCGTCGGGATGGGCGGCATCGCCACCGCCGAAGACGTGCTCGAGTTCATGATCGCGGGCGCCAACGCCGTGCAGATCGGAACGATGAACTTCGTCGATCCCTTTATCTGGGGCAAGCTGCTCGCCGGCATCCGCGACTACATGGCCGCGCACCGCATCGTGCGGCTGCAGGAGATCGTCGGCACCGTCGACACGAGCACCCGCGAAACGGCGAGGGTGTCGTCGTGA
- a CDS encoding alkaline phosphatase family protein yields MRFLRLLTNSLVAGALGAAYLTILVLQLNPQIPLASASVWRWYLTLGLFYGIHLALLFYVSMLLRDFFSVSILSPGWISVRLLAWLSAIAAAVAATLMWLNLRGFPALFDDAAARRFTFGAAATSASAVVLFGIAVAHYSYGRRGSRVGAALLGIAMVGSLALPLAARGAGGEPPAGLPRLMLPPPAARPGSRITMLLIDGGSLEYIWPRVTSGRLANFGRLLDSGAFMDVATIRPTQPDPVWVAAATGMYPVKNGVRSAATYYARGDDRGVDLLPDHCFSHVLVRLGVVRGEPNTSAEWRARPFWSILNDYGVSTGIVRWPLTYPAQPIDGFLITDRFHQMIGSMFEFGGVGYPPEVIPSAREAFEAGPPARQPDERYEAAMSAAAATRPVRVTAIRYQGVDIAAHHALPDSDASGFGDADREAFAALDRAYAEVDQEIGATLERMSAGDLLLVVSGFGMRPVAPLRRMAARLLRDPEVSATHEDGPDGFLLAYGTPVAAGRKPRGSIVDLAPTLLYFLGLPIGRDMDGYARADLFVPSFTAERPITFIPLHGR; encoded by the coding sequence ATGCGCTTCCTGCGGCTGCTGACGAACTCGCTCGTCGCGGGCGCGCTCGGCGCAGCCTACCTGACGATTCTCGTCCTGCAGCTCAACCCGCAGATTCCGCTCGCCTCGGCGTCGGTGTGGCGCTGGTATCTGACGCTCGGCCTCTTCTACGGCATCCATCTCGCGCTGCTCTTCTACGTGTCGATGCTGCTGCGCGATTTTTTCAGTGTGTCGATTCTCTCGCCCGGGTGGATCAGCGTGCGGCTGCTGGCATGGCTGTCGGCGATCGCCGCGGCGGTGGCGGCGACGCTGATGTGGCTCAACCTGCGCGGGTTTCCGGCGCTCTTCGACGACGCGGCGGCGCGGCGGTTCACGTTCGGGGCCGCGGCGACCTCGGCGTCGGCGGTGGTGCTGTTCGGCATCGCGGTTGCGCATTACTCGTACGGGCGCCGCGGCAGCCGCGTCGGCGCCGCACTGCTGGGGATCGCCATGGTCGGCTCGCTGGCGCTGCCGCTCGCCGCGCGCGGCGCCGGCGGCGAGCCGCCGGCCGGCCTGCCGCGGTTGATGCTGCCGCCGCCGGCGGCGCGGCCGGGCTCGCGCATCACGATGCTGCTCATCGACGGCGGATCGCTCGAATACATCTGGCCGCGCGTCACCTCGGGGCGCCTGGCCAACTTCGGCCGGCTGCTCGACTCGGGCGCGTTCATGGACGTCGCGACGATCCGGCCGACCCAGCCCGATCCGGTCTGGGTCGCCGCCGCGACCGGCATGTACCCGGTGAAGAACGGCGTCCGCTCGGCCGCCACCTACTACGCCCGCGGCGACGATCGCGGCGTCGACCTGCTGCCGGACCATTGCTTTTCGCACGTGCTCGTCCGCCTCGGCGTCGTGCGCGGCGAGCCCAACACCTCGGCAGAGTGGAGGGCTCGCCCGTTCTGGAGCATCCTCAACGACTACGGCGTCAGCACCGGGATCGTCCGCTGGCCGCTCACCTATCCGGCACAGCCGATCGACGGATTCCTGATCACCGATCGGTTTCATCAGATGATCGGCTCGATGTTCGAGTTCGGCGGCGTCGGCTACCCGCCCGAGGTCATCCCGTCGGCGCGCGAGGCGTTCGAGGCGGGACCGCCGGCTCGCCAGCCCGACGAGCGCTACGAGGCGGCCATGTCTGCCGCGGCCGCGACCCGGCCGGTGCGGGTGACGGCGATCCGTTACCAGGGCGTCGACATCGCGGCCCACCACGCGCTGCCGGATTCGGACGCCAGCGGATTCGGCGACGCCGACCGCGAGGCGTTCGCCGCGCTCGACCGCGCCTACGCGGAAGTGGACCAGGAGATCGGCGCGACGCTCGAACGCATGTCGGCCGGCGATCTGCTGCTCGTGGTCTCGGGTTTCGGGATGCGGCCGGTCGCGCCGCTGCGGCGGATGGCCGCGCGCCTGCTGCGCGATCCCGAGGTGAGCGCGACGCACGAAGACGGGCCCGACGGGTTTCTGCTCGCCTATGGCACGCCGGTCGCGGCCGGCCGCAAGCCGCGCGGCTCGATCGTCGATCTCGCGCCGACGCTTCTCTATTTCCTCGGCCTTCCCATCGGCCGCGACATGGACGGCTACGCGCGCGCCGACCTGTTCGTACCATCGTTCACCGCCGAGCGGCCGATCACGTTCATTCCGCTGCACGGGCGGTAG
- the pyrF gene encoding orotidine-5'-phosphate decarboxylase encodes MKEKILVALDVASRESALGLADQLRGAVGGFKIGSRLFTAEGPSMVRALTERGDRIFLDLKFHDIPNTVAAAVAAAVDLGVWMVNVHAGGGTTMMRAARDAAHDAAARRGSPPPLVIAVTVLTSMNQETLRDIGVVIELRDQVLRLAELTREAGLDGVVASPQETQAIRTRCGGAFTIVTPGIRGGTAAAAKDDQERTMTPAEAIAAGASYLVVGRPIIAAPDPLAAAQAIGGR; translated from the coding sequence GTGAAGGAGAAGATTCTCGTCGCGCTCGACGTCGCCTCGCGTGAATCGGCGCTCGGCCTGGCCGACCAGCTGCGCGGCGCGGTCGGCGGATTCAAGATCGGCAGCCGCCTGTTCACTGCCGAGGGCCCGTCGATGGTGCGCGCGCTGACCGAGCGCGGCGACCGGATCTTCCTGGACCTGAAATTCCACGACATTCCGAACACCGTCGCCGCGGCCGTCGCCGCCGCTGTCGATCTCGGCGTGTGGATGGTGAACGTGCACGCCGGTGGCGGCACCACGATGATGCGCGCGGCACGCGACGCGGCGCACGACGCGGCGGCCAGACGGGGCAGCCCTCCTCCGCTGGTCATCGCCGTCACCGTGCTGACGAGCATGAACCAGGAGACGCTGCGCGACATCGGGGTGGTGATCGAGCTTCGGGACCAGGTCCTGCGTCTCGCGGAGCTCACCCGCGAAGCCGGGCTCGACGGGGTCGTCGCGTCCCCCCAGGAGACGCAGGCCATCCGCACCCGCTGCGGCGGCGCCTTCACGATCGTGACACCTGGCATCCGCGGCGGGACCGCGGCGGCGGCGAAAGACGATCAGGAGCGGACGATGACCCCTGCCGAGGCGATCGCCGCAGGCGCTTCCTATCTGGTGGTGGGCCGGCCGATTATCGCAGCGCCCGATCCGCTGGCCGCGGCGCAGGCGATTGGCGGACGTTAG
- the larE gene encoding ATP-dependent sacrificial sulfur transferase LarE produces the protein MIRPKAAALEARLAALGSVAVAYSGGVDSAFLAVVASRVLGERAICLTADSPSYPDRHRDLAIGTARAFRLRHEMVRTSEMDNPAYRANPSNRCYYCKHELYSRLTVIARDRGFAAVVDGSNADDRGDYRPGRQAAREFGVLSPLDEADLTKAEIRELAREAGMTTWDEPASACLSSRIPYHSEVTEEKLRTIEAAEGVLRGLGFRVFRVRHHESIARLELGPDEIARALEPGTAAAIDRALRDLGYAHVAIDLRGYRQGSLNEALKLRVI, from the coding sequence GTGATCCGGCCCAAGGCCGCGGCGCTGGAGGCGAGGCTCGCGGCGCTTGGCTCGGTGGCCGTAGCCTATAGCGGCGGCGTCGACAGCGCGTTTCTGGCCGTCGTCGCGTCCCGCGTGCTCGGCGAGCGCGCCATCTGCCTGACCGCCGACAGCCCCAGCTATCCCGACCGCCATCGCGACCTGGCGATTGGCACCGCGCGCGCCTTCCGCCTTCGGCACGAGATGGTGCGGACGTCCGAGATGGACAATCCGGCCTACCGCGCGAACCCGTCCAACCGGTGCTACTACTGCAAGCACGAACTGTATTCGCGCCTGACCGTGATTGCCCGCGACCGCGGCTTCGCGGCGGTCGTCGACGGCAGCAATGCCGACGACCGCGGGGACTACCGGCCGGGGCGGCAGGCGGCGCGCGAGTTCGGCGTGCTCAGCCCGCTCGACGAGGCGGACCTGACCAAGGCGGAGATCCGGGAGCTGGCCCGTGAGGCGGGAATGACCACCTGGGACGAACCCGCCTCGGCGTGCCTGTCGTCGCGCATTCCCTACCATTCGGAAGTCACGGAAGAGAAGCTTCGCACGATCGAAGCGGCAGAAGGAGTGCTTCGCGGCCTCGGGTTCCGCGTCTTCCGGGTCCGGCATCACGAGTCGATCGCGCGGCTCGAGCTCGGACCCGACGAGATCGCCCGCGCGCTCGAGCCCGGAACGGCAGCGGCGATCGACCGGGCGCTCCGCGACCTCGGCTACGCCCACGTCGCCATCGATCTGCGCGGCTACCGCCAGGGCAGCCTCAACGAGGCCCTCAAGCTGCGCGTCATCTAG
- a CDS encoding class I SAM-dependent methyltransferase has protein sequence MDRLLEATARAERDHFWFRGFRRFVEPIVAAAAGTRRPAILDCGCGTGHNLTLLRRYGPAYGIDLTYAGLQYATSQGERRVARATVSRLPFADAAFGLVTSFDVLYSLPDAVEQAAIAEMFRVLEPGGTLVVNVAALAALRGNHSVLSNEIRRYSRRDLTSRLEAAGFAVTRATYTNFCILPIVAAVRIKQRLSGAHVESEEEIAVPAAPLNAALSGLLAIEAAALRVLNMPVGSSLLAVASKPLDGAAART, from the coding sequence GTGGATCGACTTCTCGAGGCAACGGCGCGCGCCGAGCGCGATCACTTCTGGTTCCGCGGCTTCCGTCGCTTCGTCGAACCGATCGTCGCGGCAGCCGCGGGAACCCGGCGTCCGGCCATCCTCGACTGCGGCTGCGGCACGGGCCACAACCTGACGCTGCTCCGGCGATACGGTCCTGCCTACGGTATCGACCTGACCTACGCCGGGCTTCAATATGCCACCTCCCAGGGCGAGCGCCGCGTCGCGCGCGCGACGGTGTCGCGACTGCCCTTTGCCGACGCCGCCTTCGGGCTGGTCACCTCGTTCGATGTCCTGTACTCCCTGCCCGACGCCGTAGAACAGGCGGCGATCGCCGAGATGTTCCGCGTCCTGGAGCCCGGCGGCACGCTGGTCGTCAACGTCGCCGCGCTCGCGGCGCTGCGCGGCAATCACTCGGTGCTGTCGAACGAGATCCGCCGCTATAGCCGCCGCGATCTGACGAGCCGCCTCGAAGCCGCCGGGTTTGCCGTCACCCGCGCGACGTACACCAATTTCTGCATCCTGCCGATCGTGGCGGCCGTCCGGATCAAGCAGCGCCTGTCGGGCGCCCACGTCGAGTCCGAGGAGGAGATTGCGGTGCCGGCGGCGCCGCTCAATGCGGCGCTGTCCGGCCTGCTCGCGATCGAGGCCGCCGCGCTCCGGGTGCTCAACATGCCGGTCGGCAGCTCGTTGCTGGCCGTGGCGTCGAAACCCCTCGACGGCGCAGCGGCGCGAACGTAG
- a CDS encoding ABC transporter permease subunit — translation MRNVLAIAQKELRSYFSSPMAYVIIGFFLLPFGVFFYLYLQAFVQQSLQMAQAGGSININQQVIRYVLQNASVIILFIMPMITMRTYSEEKRSGTIELLLTSPISDVEIILGKFFGALGLYGAMLAVTLCYMAILFVYGSPEWRPLVAGYLGLLLMGGTFLSIGLLISSTTSNQIVAGVVTFVVFLLLWIIGWFADSAGPTLGPITSYLSITEHFDDFSKGIIDTKHVIYYLSFITFGLFLTAKSVDTERWRG, via the coding sequence GTGCGTAACGTGCTGGCCATCGCGCAGAAGGAACTGCGCTCGTATTTTTCGTCGCCGATGGCCTACGTCATCATCGGCTTCTTCCTGCTGCCGTTCGGCGTCTTCTTCTACCTGTACCTGCAGGCGTTCGTGCAGCAGAGCCTGCAGATGGCGCAGGCCGGCGGGTCGATCAACATCAACCAGCAGGTCATCCGCTACGTGCTGCAGAACGCGTCGGTGATCATCCTGTTCATCATGCCGATGATCACCATGCGGACCTATTCGGAGGAGAAGCGCTCCGGCACCATCGAGCTGCTGCTGACCTCGCCGATCAGCGACGTCGAGATCATCCTCGGCAAGTTCTTCGGCGCGCTCGGACTGTACGGCGCGATGCTGGCGGTGACCCTCTGCTACATGGCGATCCTGTTCGTCTACGGCAGCCCCGAATGGCGGCCGCTCGTCGCCGGGTATCTCGGGCTGCTCCTGATGGGCGGCACCTTCCTGTCGATCGGGCTCCTCATCTCGAGCACGACCAGCAACCAGATCGTCGCCGGCGTGGTGACCTTCGTGGTCTTCCTGCTGCTGTGGATCATCGGCTGGTTCGCCGACTCGGCGGGCCCGACCCTCGGGCCGATCACCTCGTATCTCTCCATCACCGAGCACTTCGACGATTTCTCGAAGGGCATCATCGACACCAAACACGTGATCTACTACCTGAGCTTCATCACGTTCGGGCTGTTCCTCACCGCGAAGTCGGTCGACACGGAAAGGTGGCGGGGCTGA